In the genome of Brachypodium distachyon strain Bd21 chromosome 3, Brachypodium_distachyon_v3.0, whole genome shotgun sequence, the window CGTCTGAAAAGATGCGAAGGTATATTGCAGATGTTTCGTgggaatagaaaaaagaaatgcattGGCGCTcctggaaaaaagaaatgcattTTGCCACCTCAACTAATGTAGTCATGTGACAAATCTATAtaatctataaagttgatcacCACTATTTTCATTAAATATTTGCAAACTTGACATGCAAgatgtccacatcatcatccaccTCAACATGCATTCACATCCCCACTAAGGTACATTTAGTGTTTGCAAACTACACATCCAAGGTGTtcacatcaccatccacatcatgcacatcatgCAACCTGACAAACGATTCATTTTGGTGGCACCTTATAcaattcaattttttatcaCCTAAGACTTTTCACCCACatctttgctcacaatgaagagtccttcccatggaggtgaCAATTTATGTATGCCGGTTGTACGCTGCACAGGCCGgagcacgagatctccttcccGAAACACCCGCGGATTTACCTTCCGGTTGTGATAACGCCTAAGGTGATGTTGATAAATGGCTGACCGGGATAAAGCCAATTCCCGTGCCttttcgagcaggtcgacatcattttttCGGGCTTCCTTTACCTCGGCTTCCATATACATGGTTATTCGCGGAGAGTCATGCTGCATATCGGCTGGTAATACAGCCTCCGgcccgtatacgaggaagaatggcgtaTAGCCCATGGAACGATTTGGGgtcgtcctgagactccacGGCACAGCCAGGAGCTCATCTAGCAAGCATCCCGGAGTGCGTTCCAGTGGCTCAATTAGACGAGGCTTTATGCTGGCTAATACCATGCCGTTTGCCCTCTCAACTTGCCCGTTCGACTGAGGATGTGCTACTGAGGGAACATCAAGCCGGATTTTCTTCTCCGCGCAAAAGCTCCCTCTGCGAAGTTTGTTCCATTGTCCGTGATGATGCTGTACGGGTAGCTGTATCTTAAGATGATATCCTTTAAAAATGATACCGCCATCTTGCCGTCACACTTACGTATTGGCTTCacttcaatccatttggtgaacttgtccaccatgaccaagatatgcgtcatgcctcctcgtaCCCGCTTGAAGGgccccaccatatccaaacaccaaacagcaaatggccaagtgattgggatGACCTTGAGttcggatgccggcatatgaatttTGCTGGCATACTTCTGGCAACCGTTGCACTTTCTGACCATATCTTCCGCCTCTTGTAAGGTACTCGGTCAGTAGAACCCGTGCCAAAATGCCTTGGCCACTAACGTTCTTGAGGATGCATGATGGCCACACTCCTCTTGGTGAATATCCCGGAGGATTTCTTGTCCCTCCTCTCGCTCGACGCAACGCTGTAAAACGTTAGTGACACTTCTCTTGTATAGCTCGCCGTTAATAATGGTGTATGCCTTTActcttctctgaatttgccttgccgacacttcctcttccggcaGACTTCCATCTTTGAGGTACGACATTATTGGTTGTGCCCAAGTCGGCACAAGGTGAGTCATGAAAACTGGCTCGTCTACCTCCATTGGTTCAATCGACATTGCTTCAACCGAGTTAGggcgctcagtccccgggttgCCGGAACCACTGCCACTGTCTATATCCATTGGAGTGACGTTAGCTTCCGAGTTTGCCGGAACGAATATCGACTCCGATTCTGGTGACGGCTTACGCAGATGTTCCAACGCGATGCTGGCAGGGATGGCCTGCCGCATTGAACCTAGCTTGGACAAAGTGTCGGCAACCTCGTTCTTCGCCCGTGGTATGTGATGGAATTCACAACCTTCAGAGTGGCCGCTGATCTTCTGCACATGAAAACGATATAGTGCCATGTTGGCATCCAACGCATCCCAATTACCCGAGGCTTGCTGGACCACCAAGTCAGAATCACCGaagcattgaatccggcgAATTCCGATctcttttgccatcttcaCCATGAACAAGCGCCTCAAACTCGGCGACGTTGTTGGACGCTGCAAAATGAATTTGCAACACATAATTCAACTGATCACGCTTGGGCGAGGTGACAACTATGCCGTCGCCAAGCCCGCTTTTCATTTGGAGCCATCAAAATGCATATTCCAATAACTGGtttcaggtggtggtggctcatattccatctcggcccaatccaccaggaAATCCGCCAGCGCCTGAGACTTCACGGCATCTCGTCTATCGTACTGCAGTGTGTAGGGTGCTAACTCAATAGCCCATTTAGCTATTCGGCCGCTTGCATCTTTATTGCTCATGATCTCCGAGATAGGCGCTTCACATATTACCCGTATTTGGTGTGCATCAAAgtaatgcttcagcttcttttcCGCCATATAAACACCGTACGCCATCTTTTGGTAATGAGGATAATTCTGTTTTGACGATGACAACACCTCACTCAGATAATATACCGGTCTCTGTATCGACTTGCCATCTTTATCTCTCTCCACCACTATGACGGCACTGACAACtcggtttgttgctgctatatACAACAAGATTGGCTCATGTGGCATTGGCGAGGCTAGTATTGGCGCCGTAGCGATCATTTTCTTCAACTCTTGGAAAACTACTGCTTGTtgtgtccacacaaatttatcagttttcttcatcagctggtataagggcattgccttttcacccagccgactGACGAAGCGACTTAACGATGCTAGGATCCagtgaatttttgcacatctttgagacaTTTCGGCAACTTCATTCTTTCAATGgcggcaattttcacatgatttGTTTCTATGGCTCGGCTTGACACCAGGAATCCGAGTAGctttcctgccggcacaccgaacgtgcacttgGCCGGGTTTAGTTTCATTCGGAACCTTCTCAAGTTTGCAAATGTTTCtcggatatcatccagcagcgtgatgctctcttttgtttttatgacgacaccgtcgacatatacctgcacgtttttgccgagttgttcgtgcaagcatttctgcatgcacctttggtaagtagcccctgcatttctcaaaccaaatggCATAGTatgatagcaataagccccgaacagggtgataaatgatgtctttatttgatcattaggatTTAGTGGTATCTGGTGGAAACCAGAATACACatctacaaaagacaacaactcacacccggcagtggattcgatcacttgatcgatccaaGGTAACGGAAAATGGTCTTTagggcatgccttgttcaagCTAGTGTAGttgatacacatgcgccacacttTTGCTGCGGTTgggtcatctttcttcttctcgaccatgaccgggttggCCAACCAGTCaggatgcaacacttccatgataaagccggcagctagaagccgaGATATCTTTCccgatatgattttccttctgtcatcagcgaagcgtcgaaggggctgcttcaccggtcttgcgtctggcctgacatgcaatgagtgctcagccaactccctcggcacacccgacaagttttggtttgaccatgcgaagatgtctCGATTTTCACGGAGGAAGTTtgtgagctcgccttcctatttctcattCAGGctggcaccaatgatgacggtgcggtccgggaactcaTTGTCGACatgtatcttctttgtctctttGGCCGCCTGGAAAGCTACGCTGCCATGAGGGTTGGTCATGGCCGGCAGACCGATCTGCGCCAACTGAGCCAGTGCGACAACTTCTTGTAGCTTCCTCTTTTTCCCGGCAATGACCAATGACTCAGCCAAAGCAGCTCCTGCTGCCACACACTCCATTGAACGCTTGTAATTGCCGGAgatggttatggtaccatttggtcccggcatcttcggggctgtttggtttgagcccacaagtgccatgccaaaaatttggttaccaaattttttgttgtggttttgtttGCCCATGAATTG includes:
- the LOC112271629 gene encoding uncharacterized protein LOC112271629, which encodes MALYRFHVQKISGHSEGCEFHHIPRAKNEVADTLSKLGSMRQAIPASIALEHLRKPSPESESIFVPANSEANVTPMDIDSGSGSGNPGTERPNSVEAMSIEPMEVDEPVFMTHLVPTWAQPIMSYLKDGSLPEEEVSARQIQRRVKAYTIINGELYKRSVTNVLQRCVEREEGQEILRDIHQEECGHHASSRTLVAKAFWHGFY